The Ardenticatenales bacterium sequence TTCAGTCAGCCACACAGGGCGCAAATCGTCGTCGCCGTGGTGTGACATCCACGCCGAATAGCCTGTAGGGAAGCCCTTGGGCAACGCCAAATGAGGCGTAATCAACCGCCCCATGTCCGCTTCCGTCAGATGACCCGCGGCTATTCCCTTGCACAAGGTGCTGTAACGACGACGAAAGACCAGGTTGAGACCCAATTCCACGCTGTCTGCGCATCACGGTTGCCACGGAGGGCATCCAACAGTTCCATTGGCGTATCGGCTCGATTGTTATAGGTCTGATATACTTGTTGGCGGAATTCCACCAAATGGGTTGCATGGATTTCTCGGTCCATCCAACCCATTTTCCCTTTATTGTGTTTCTTTCACAAATGACGCCTTATGTCAACCTTCTTGTCCAAAGTCCAAACAGATCAATGGAGAAAAAATGAGTACATACCAGGTAGAAGAATCAGCCGTTATTGACGCGCCAGTTAAGCGTGTATACGGGATCATTTCTGATTATCATGAGGAACACCCGGCCATTTTACCATCTCGATATTTCACCAAGATACAGGTGACGCAAGGTGGTCAGGGCGCCGGCACGGCGGTCATGATAGAGATGAACGTTTTGGGGGCCAAGATGCTGTACCAGATGACTGTCAGCGAGCCGGAGCCAGGACGGGTGCTACGAGAGGAGGATGCTGCCGCCGGAGTGGTGACAACGTTCACGGTAGATCCCATCAATGGCGGCGTTCAGTCGCGGGTAACGATTGTCACATCCGCCAAAACAAGCTCAGGTCTGAAAGGATGGATGGAAAAGCTGATGACGCCGGCTATCACACGGCGCATATACCGTGAGGAGTTGGCGCAGTTGGCAATCGTGGCGCAGAGGAAATGAACGATGAAAATGAGCACGGTATTGCCCCGTTTCTCGCTACAACGCTTCTTTCCATTATAATGAGCCTATGTCTGGCGACTTACTGCAAACGAAACTGTATGTGCCCCGGTTACGGATGTCTCTCGTCCCCCGCCCTCGCCTCATTGAAAAGCTCAACCAGGGACTGCACCGCAAACTAACCCTTATCTCCGCCCCGGCCGGTTTTGGCAAAACGACGCTTGTTCTTGATTGGATCCAACGACAAGAACGGCCGGTGGCCTGGCTGTCGTTAGATAAGAACGATCAAGACCCCCGACGATTTCTGACATACCTCGTTGCTGCTATACAAAACATCCAACCGGATTTCGGCGAAGCTGCTTTGCATCTGCTGCAAGAGCCGGGCCAGGAATTGACCCGGCTGTTGCTGGAATCACTGTTGACGATCATTTTGAATGAGATGATTGCTGTCGCCACACCGCTCACTCTCATTCTCGACGATTATCACGTCATCGAATCGCCGGCAGTAAACGACGCGGTTTCTTTCCTGATAAATCACCTTCCCCCCCCTATTCACTTAATCATTATCAGTCGGACCAAACCGGGCTTGCCGCTATCCCGTTTGCGGGCGCGGGGAGAATTTTGCCAGGTTGGTTTGCAAGATTTACGCTTCACGGCTGAGGAATCAGCGCATTTCCTGAACGAACTCATGGGGCTAAATCTCTCCCCGTCAGACAACCAGGCGCTGACAGTCCGCACGGAAGGCTGGATCGCCGGGTTACAACTGGCTGCGCTCTCAATGCGGGAAACGTCCGATACCGCCGCTTTTGTCGCCACCTTCAGCGGTAGCGACCGCTACATTCTCGACTACCTGATGGATGAAGTCCTCAACCAACGGCCAGAGAGTGTCCGCCGGTTTCTGCTACAAACGGCCGTTCTAAACCGGCTTTGCGGTCGGTTGTGTGATGTCATGACGGGACGGCAAGACAGTCAACAAACCCTGGAACAGCTAGAAACCGCCAATCTGTTCCTCCTGCCGCTGGACAATAAACGCCATTGGTATCGCTATCACACGCTTTTTGGCGACTTACTGCGCGACCGGCTGCAGCGAGCGCATCCTGACTGGATACCAGCACTGCATCGTCGCGCCGGCCAATGGTATGCCGCCAACAGCCTCCCGACTGAGGCCATCCACCATATGCTGGTGGCTGAGGACTATGATGCGGCCATTCAACTCATTGAAGCCATTGCACCGGACCACCTTGTACGCGGCGAAGTTGGCACCCTGAGGGATTGGCTACAGGCACTGCCGGCGGAAAGTGTACATTACCACCCCCGGTTAAGCGTCACATTGGCCTGGATCAGGCTGCTAACCGGAGAGTTTGAGGGTCTGAAGTCACAATTGCTTGTTGCCGAACAATCACTCATGGCAGTGGAGTCAGCCAGGCGAGAACAACTGCAAACTGAAATAGTCGCCCTTCGTGCCGTAATCGCCGTGGAGCAGGGAGAAACCGCACCCGGCCTCGAATGGGCACAGCAGGCACATGCGCTTTTGACGGCGGATGTGTCTGACTACGGCCGTTTTTTGCGCGGTACATTAGCCTCAACATTGGGATTGGCTTACCGAGACAGCGGCCACACGTCCGCGGCCACACAGGCTTACGCCGAGGCCAGAGTCATCAGCGAGTCAGGCGACAGCGTCCTGGCGGCCTTAATGGCCAGTTATGAACTGGGCCAACTCTATCTGGAACAAGGTCAACTGCGCCAGGCGGAACAGGTCCATCGCCATGCCCTACAAATGGCGGAGGAGCGATTTGGCGGCGGCGCGGCGACGTTGCCCTTGTCCGGCGCGGCGCATGTCGGCCTCGGCTGGCTGCTGTACGAATGGAACCGGCTGGACGAGGCCCGTGATCACCTGGAAACGGGCGTCAAACGGACGCAGCAGAAAGGCGGATTGGGCCTGGACCGAGACGGTTTGCTGGCTTTGAGTCTGGTTTATCAAGCCCAAGGTGACAGCCTCCGAACTGAGAAAATGATGGCGCAAGCAGAAGCCCACGCTCGCCGTTCGCCCCGGCCTGACGCCTTGTTGCGGGTACGTCCGTTTCAAGTGCGACTCTGGTTGGCGCAGAACAAACTTGCACCTGCGCGCCAGTGGGCTGAACAACAGTTTTTGGATGCTGCATCTCCAGGTAAGTACCCGGTGGAGATGACGACTGTTGCTGTCGCTCGCGTCCATATTGCCCAGAAGCAACCGGAGCAGGCATTGGATTTGCTTGATCGTCTGTTGCCTGTTGTTGAGCGAAACGTCCGCACGGGACGGGTCATCGAAATCCTGGCCTTGCTTGCATTGGCCCACCACCAACTCGGACAACCGGAGCGGGCGCTCCCCGGCCTTAAGCGCGGCCTCTCTCTGGCGAAACCGGAAGGGTATGTCCGCCTTTTTCTGGATATGGGGCAGCCAATGGCCCAACTGCTATATATGGCCGTGCAGCGAAATATCGTACCCGAATATGCCGGCAGATTGCTGAAGTTGTTTGCCGGTGAATATCCCCTTCCTCGACAAACTGACAACCCTGATTGGATTGAACCACTCAGCGAGCGGGAGTTGGAAGTCCTACAGCTGATCGCCACCGGGCTGACCAACCGTGAGATTGGCCTGCGGCTTCATCTCTCTCCCAACACCATCAAGCGCCACACCCTCAACATTTACGAAAAACTGGGCGTCCACAGCCGTACCGAAGCGGTCACAACCGCCAGAAACTTCGGCATTCTCTCCTGATTTCCCCAAATCACCCCAAATGATCCATCGTTGATCCATTCGGATCATGACAGTAATCCATGCCTGCCGGTATGGTGTAGCCAGCTATTTCACACACAAAATCGCATATGGAGGTGTCATCATGCGAAACAAAATGAAACAACTGGCCTGGTTGGTTTTCTTTCTTATCTGCGCTTTTTATAGCGGCTACGCTTTCTATATGGGCGGCGTTGAAGGCCTGTCGCTGCTCGGTGTGGTTCAAGAAGCGCCGCGGCGGGCTGTGCCATTGGTGTTTGTCGTCCACGCTTTTACCGGCGGGGCGGCGCTCCTCATTGGCCCTCTCCAATTTAACGGGCGCTTGCTATCGAAAAAGCGCCGATTCCACCACCTATTGGGGCGCATCTACGTCGGCGCGACTTTAACGACAAGCGTGGCAGCCTTCTGGAGCACCCTCTTTTTCGATGTCCCACCGGCCGCGAAATATGTGATGGGCGTCCTGGCCGTTCTCTGGTTTGGTTCCACAGCGATTGCTTTTCGCTACATTCACCGGCGTCGGGTTACGGCGCACCGGGAATGGATGATCCGCAGCTTTTCGCTGTCGTTCTTTTTTGTGACTTTTAGCTTCTGGGTTCCAGGGCTGGCCGGAACCAGCCTGCCGGAAGCAGTGAGTTATCCATTGGCCGTTTTTCTGAGCTGGGCGCTCAATTTGCTGGCAGCAGAACTTTGGATTCGCTACAGTCATCCACGGTGGGTAGCGAATGTTGTCAGGCAGACAGCCTAACCAGCGTGATGCGTGAATAAAATCAGGTAATCATGACGATCAGAACGAGGAGCTAAATCATGACCATGGGTAAGCTGGAAAAACGGTTCGTGAACGACGTCGGGCACAGCCGGGGTGTAGCCCGGCACGCAGCCCGAATGCTGCGACAGACAACCGTGCAGCCTGAGCAAATGTATCTGGATGTTGGCTGCGGCAATGGGGTCGCACCTATTTACGTAGCTAAAACCTTTGGCCTGCACGTGACCGGCGTAGACGTAGACCCACAACAGATCGCGCTGGCAAAAACGGCCGCTCAGAGCGTTCCCAACATACGCTTTTTGTGTATTGATGGCCGGAATCTACCTTTTGCCGATGGTGAATTCGATGTGGTGTTCAGCAATAAGGTGACGCATCACATTCCCAACTGGCGGGATGCCCTGGCAGAGATGGTGCGGGTGCTAAAACCTGGCGGCTATCTGCTCTATGCTGATTTGCGTTTACCTGCTGCGCTGGCGCGATTGGGTAAAGCGGTTGCCGGTAATCGGTATGGTTTTCCCAACCTGCCGGCGATTGACCATTTTGTGATGTCAAATGGATTAACGGCAGTCTACCAATCAATAGGGCCATTGCAATTTGCAGGCGTATTTCGCAAGGAGTAACGTAATGCCTCTCCGAAAACTTTACCCAAACCAAACGAATATTGTTCTGTTAGTGCTTGCGCTGTTCGCATGCTTGTCAGTTTCCGCCCAAGCCGCGCCACTCCAGAATGAAATGCGTGAACTAACATTCATGAACGGCGAAATTCAACTAGAGGGAACGCTCTATCTACCACCGGGTACGGGGCCTTTCCCGGCTGTGGTCATCATCCACGGCGCCGGTCCCGATACGCGCTCCCCATACATTCCGGATGCCCAAATGCTCCGGCAAGCCGGAATTGCCGCGCTGGTTTACGATAAACGCGGCGCCGGGGAATCCACCGGTGACTGGCGAACCGCTTCACTTGATGAACTAATCGCCGACGCCCTTGCAGCGGTGCACCTGGTACAGGCGCAGCCGGAGGTCGATCCGCGGCACGTAGGGATTCTCGGTATCAGCCAGGGAGCCTGGTTAGCCCCTTTTGCCGCGGCCCGTGATGACCAGGTTGCTTTTATCATTCAAGTAACCGGCTCTGGAACGCCGCTGGCCAATCAGGAAATGTGGGATGATGGTAACAGTCTAAAGCAGCTCGGTTTTTCCGATCGTGCCATCGCCCTGGAAATGAAAGCGCTGCACATGCTTTACAGTGGGCACGATTTGGTCCGCAAAGGCATCTTACCTCTAGGCGACCTGTGGTTTGCTTACTACGATCCCTATTTGGATCCGGCTTCGGCATGGTCCGAGGTGAAAATCCCCACACTTGCCTTATTTGCTGAACGTGATGCCCTGGTTCCTACCCAATCCAGCCTGGAAATCGTGTCGGAACGATTGACACATCCTGCCAGCCGCGTTGTTGTCTTCCCGAATCGTACACATGCACTGGGAGGCGCTTCCAGAAATAACGACCGTGTCTACTCGACACTGGTTACAGACTGGATTGTTGGAGTAACGCATCAGACACCTTTGCCGGCGATGCCCTACGGGGATGCCGTGAAAGACACTGGCAATTTGCGCTGGCACGGTATTGGTACGCAGGAAACAGCCTGGTACAACACGATTTACTTTCAACTGGGATCGGCCGTTTTTTTCTTATTGGTATTCCTTAGCGCCATCCTCGCCGGCTTATTTTCGCGGATGAACGCATGGTCACGACTCCTTCTAGGAGCAACGGGCCTGGTGAACCTGGTTGTTTTGGCCGGCTGGGGACTGGTTCTCAATTACCTGCTGAATGCCGATGCACGATCTGCTTCACCCGTCATCCCCATGAGTGCCATCTTGGTCTGGCTGGCCTTGTTAAGCGTTGTTCTCACGATGGGATTGACCTATTCCGTAGCAAAAGAATGTCGCGAAAGAAACCTCTCCAGCGTCGCGCGGTTCTTTTCGGGATTGGCTGTATTTGCCGGCATATTGTTCATCCCCTTCATGGGGTATTGGCATTTGCTCGGCGGGCAATTGTGAGCAGCATGGGTGTAAGAATGTTATCCAATTTCGTTTTATCACAAATTCTGATTGCGGTCGCCATTTGCGTTGACATACTTTCTTTCCAATTCAAAGAAAGGAGAAAAATATTGGCTTGTTTGGTTATTTCTACATTATTCCACCCCCTTTTGCCACAGTTCCCGACACTCTATGCCACAGATAATGAAAATGCCTCACACATTTGCCACAGTTAGTGAAAATACCTGACACCACCTCCACCCCCCCCCACATATACCGGTCAGTTTTCAGCCCCTCCCAGTCCCCACAAAACCCACCACCCACTTTTCCCAGGCAAACCGCCCCTCCCAGCCCCCGCAAAGCCCACGCAAAGCCACCACACCCTCACGCCCCCAACACGCCACGCAAAACAGCCACAACCCGCCTCGACACGACCCCGTCCATCTGAACCCCACCACCCACCACCGGTTGGTTTAGCTTTGGGCTGGGTCTGGGTTGGGTTTGGGGATGGAAGGGGCTGGGTTTTGGCTGGGTGGCGGCGTGGGGGTTTTAGTCGAGGCGGCGCGGTGGTTTGGGTCTGGGCTGGTGGGTGGCGGAGAGGGGCGGAACCAAGGATCCTTGGACAAGCCAAGTATTCATGATTTAGGGCGGTTTTTGCGTAGCTGAGTGGGAACAGAAAACACCCCCGCTACTGGTAAGTGTGGTGTGACCGGTAACGAGGGTGTTATTAGTTTTGATTATTTTGTCGCGTGGTTGCAGTATGTTAGGAAATTAACACATACGTCGCTCAAATGTCCAGGTTGCGCACCTCGCTGGCGTGGGTGGTGATGAAGCGGCGGCGGGGGGCGACTTCGCTGCCCATGAGCATGTCGAAGGTGCGGTCGGCGATGACGGCGTCTTCGATGGTCACTTGCAGCAGCGTGCGCTGCCCCGGGTCCATCGTCGTCTCCCACAACTGCTCCGGGTTCATCTCGCCCAACCCCTTGTACCGCTGCAAGGCATACTTTTTGCCTAACAACGATTGCAGCATTTGCGCGTTTTGCCCTTCCGTGTACGTGTAGTGGAGGTTCTTGCCTTCCTTGATCATGTACAACGGCGGCTGCGCGATATACAGATGGCCGTTCTCAATGAGTTCGGGCATGTAGCGGAAGAAAAAGGTGAGCAAAAGCGTGCGGATGTGGCTGCCGTCCACGTCGGCGTCCGTATTGTGGACGGCCACCCCGCCATAACCACAAATAAACGTTTCATCTCCCTCAACGGAAAAATCGTAGACTTTGCGCGTGGAGGCCGGGCGCTGGCGCACGGAGCGCACGGGCAATCCCACGAGATCGCCTATCATGGTCACAGCCGGATTGGAGCCACCGCCGCGAGACGGAGAATCGAGCCAGTTGAGCAGTTCGGCGGCGCGCGCGTGGTCCGCCCACACGGGCATGAGTCTGGCAATTGCGTCCCGACGAGAAATGGTCAGATAGTGGGCGACACGGCGGGTGATGATGGGTTTGCCACGAATGAGACCGCTGGCCTGGCCGCTGGGGCGACGGCGTGACGATGACACGGAGATGCCGTGCATGAGCAAGAGGTACATCAATTGGTTCGCCAATGTTTCCGAGGTTGTGGTGAATCTAATCTGGCGCGGCCCCAGTGTGCCATCACCCAGGAAGTAACCGCGCAAAAAGGCGAATTGGAGTGACGGTCCGACGTTGAAGACGAGGTCGGGGATGCGTTTGCTGCCGGCATCCATCGTCTCCGCGCCGAACAAATGGGCAAAGAACCGGGAAACCACCTGATTCAGTAACCGGAGTTCGCCCGCCCGTCCGTTTGTGCCGGCATAAACCTTCGGCTCCACATCAAACAACTGCGTCATGGCCGCCGTTAACTCCTCCACCACCGCCTCATTCCGCTTGCCAATAGCGAACCGTACCCCATTCCGGGGACTAAGAGACCCCTCCGCAACAAAAAAGCCCAACAAAAGCATCAGCGCCTCATTCACGGGAATCATGCGCGGCACGCCCCGATCGGCATAATGCATCGGCGTCAAAACGACATCATCACCCAGGAGAGCCGCGTCATCAGCTTCCAGGTCGCGCAGCAACACGTAATCGCGCACCTTGTTCGCGGGCGCGGCACGGTACTGCGTTTGCCATGTCTGATCCAGGCGACTTGCCCCTACTTCAACCTGCGGCAACATCCTTTCCGCGGACAGACCCAATACCTCCACGTAGCGCAGGAAATGGGTCAACGTGGGGCGCGACTCGCCCCGCTCCCAGGCATAATAGGTCATGGGCTGCCGGATCCCCACGGCCTCACAGATTGCCTGCTGGCTCAGGCGCAGCGCCTGGCGACGCGCGACCAGTTGTTCCCCGACAAATGCCGGCACAGTCACGCGCGGCTCAACCATTTGTGGATTGTCTTCATGTTCAGCACGCACTTTCGCCTTGTACCACGCCTCAACGCCGGCCCCCCGCACCACCAGATCATTATCATCATCCTCGCTGGCGGACGTTAACAGTTGCAGCAGATCTATTTCCGCCGCGGCGGATTCACTCCGCGGCAAACAGGCCGGCGCGACCAACACATCGCCAACCTGAACCTCATCCCCGCGTTTCAAGACAGGTTTTCCCGCCTCATCCGCCACAAACACGCTGTGTTCGCCCGTGACACGCACGCGCCGCCCATAGGCCGTTGTAATTTCATAAATTGGCGCGTCATGATCATGTCGGATCACCGACTTAATCGGCTTATAGCGCACGCGCCCCGTCTCCGGATCAAAGCAAAGCACCTGAAAGGCGGACGGATCGAGGCTCCGTGACCATAATTCGTCAATGAAGGAACCAACGCGCACGGACCGGGCCTGGCCATCTGGCTCCTTGATGAACGTCATTTCATCTCCGTCCACGCTCATGATCACGACGCGGCTGTAGCGCAGGTTGCCGACGTCGAAGGATTCGCCGATGCCCGTGCCCAGCGCGGAGATGAGGGCTTTTACTTCGTTGTTCGCCAGGATTTTGTCCAGGCGGGCGCGTTCTGTGTTCAGGATTTTGCCGCGTAGGGGCAAAATCGCCTGGAAATGACGGTCGCGGCCTTGCTTGGCGCTGCCGCCGGCGGAGTCACCCTCGACGATGAACAGTTCGGAGCGGGCGGGGTCTCGTTCGGAGCAGTCGGCCAGTTTGCCGGGCAGGGTGAGGCTCTCCAGGGCGCTCTTGCGCATGACGAGTTCGCGCGCTTTGCGGGCGGCGTCGCGGGCGCGGGAGGAGGTGAGGCAGCGTTCAATGATGCGCTTGGCTTCGCGCGGGTTTTCTTCCAGGAACGTGGAAAGGGCGTCGGAGGTGACGGAAGCGACAATGCCGGCAACTTCCGCATTCATCAACTTCACCTTCGTCTGGCTCTCAAACTGGGGATCAGGGTGTTTCACGCTGACAATAGCCGTCATCCCCTCGCGCACGTCATCACTGGAAAAGTTGGAATCCTTCTCCTTCAAGAAATTGTTCTTACGTGCATAGGAATTGATCACCCGCGTCACCGCCGTGCGCAACCCCGTAAGGTGCGTGCCGCCATCAGGCGTGTGAATCGTGTTGGCGAACGCAAACTCAGAAATCGCCACCCCTTCCGTATACTGCACGGCAATCTCCACGTCAACACCCTCCACTTCCTTGCGCACGGCAATCGGATCGTGCAGCACCTTGCGGTTACGGTTGAGATAGCGCACGAAAGAGCTTAACCCTCCCTCGAAATAGAAACTCATCTCTCGTGGGATAGCGGGCCGCTCGTCACGCAGGGTGATAAAAACGCCCGTCGTGACAAAGGCCATCTCGCGGAAGCGGTTCATCAAGGTCTCAAAGCGATACGTGGAGCCATCGGTAAAGATGCTGTCATCAAAACGGAAATGGACACTCGTGCCCGTATCGTCCTTTTTCGTTTTGCCAACCTGGGTCACCGGTCCCTGGGGGATGCCGCGCTCATATCGCTGCTCAAAGATACCGCCATCTTGCTTCACCGTGACCACGGCCCAACTGGAAAGGGCATTGACGGCCGCCGCGCCGACGCCATGCAAACCGCCGGAAACTTTGTAGGCGGAGGCGTCAAATTTGCCCCCCGCGTGCAGCGTGGTCATCACTACCTGGACCGCGGAGACGCCTTCGGTAGGGTGAATGCCCACGGGAATGCCGCCGCCATTGTCCGCCACGGCCACGCTTTCGTCCGGGTAGATGGTGACGGTGATACGGTCACAGCGCCCGGCCAGGGCTTCGTCAATGGAGTTATCCACGATTTCGTAGACAAGATGGTGCAGCGCCTTGATGTCCGTGCCCCCCACGTACATGCCCGGACGCCGCCGCACGGCTTCCAACCCTTTCAGAACTTGAATACTACTGGCGTCGTAACTCGCCTGTACTTTGGTCATCGACAATCCTTTCCCTATCGTGTAAATGGCAGACAGTTACCAGAGAACGCGGTGTTTCCGGTCGTCTACGAAGCAGTATGCGCGATTTGCTGTTGGGCCGGGGCGATTCGGTCACGGTAGAAGACGAATGTGGACATGACGAGGGCGGTGTTGATGAAGCCGTGGCCGAGAATGCTGACCAGCGTGAGCCAGGAGCCGTTGTCTACCTGCCGCCAGAGGGTGTTGAGGCCACCACCAACGACGACGATACTCAGCAGGAGAAGTAGGGTGGGCCAGATTTGAACCTGGACAAGGCGGACACTGGTGAGCATGGCGGGGAAAATGCCGGCATCATACAAAACGATCCCATGTATGCTAAAAAAGAGATAGATCGCCAGCCAGATCGCCACCACGCCGCCCAACAGCACCGCCGGCGTTGCCCCCAACCCCACCAGCGACAGGATCAAGGCCACGGGCAGCAAAGCCACGCCGATAATGAGCAGGCAGAGGCCAAACACAAGAACCAGCCCCACCAATTTCATACCGGAACGCAGCAGTCGCCGCCCAAACTGCGCCGCGTCAAACGGCCCCGCGCGCAACGCCTGCGCCAACCCATTGTAAAAGAGAATCGCCAGCAGCAACCCGGCCATGTTCAGGCCGAAGAAAATCAGAAACCATTGCGACATGCTGGCTATGTCCACCAGGGATGCCGCGATGGGTATCTTCTCAGGCGTCGGTCCGGTCATTAACGTTGGCACACCAATCACCGGAAAACTGAGTAGCGTAAACCAATTCACCCGGGGAGCCAGGGCCACCATCTGCTCCGTAAAAGCCGCCAACTGCGGTTCCCCCTGCAACGGCGCCAGACTTTGCGTCAGCAGCGAGGACGTCGTCAGCCGGGGGCCTAGCCACAACCATAAATCAAGCAGCACAGGCAACGTCATCAACCAGAGATGACCGGTGATTAAGTCAAATCCAGCAGCGATGGTCGCAATTACCCCCGGCTGCCCGGGTGCTTCAGGTTCCTTTTCTCGCATCATAATAACCCAACAATTTTATCACATTTGTTCTAGCCAGGCGAACGTACACCACCTGTAAAGTGACATAAAACGCAGGACGTCACCTGCCAGCCGCGTGTCCGTATGCCGGCAATGCAAAAAGGCTCGCCAGGCCAGCAGCCCGGCGAGCCTTCACTTCAGGCTTAATCCCAAGCCTTTGCTGCGAAACGTTTAGCCCATTTGCGGGCGTGCGCGACGGGCGCGCCTGCCGGCAAAGAGCCAACCACGCCGCCACAGTTCCAACAAACCGAGAATAGAGCCACCGATCACCAGAACCATGGCCACTATCCAGCCGTTCCACCAGTTGCCGCCCGCGCCGTCAATCCCGACGAGTTCCACCGACGTGGGCGCATCAACCGTGGTGAATGACCACGTGACGGGAACCTGCTGCACGCCCGTGTCCCCACCGGGAACGCCCGGTGTGGTCTGGCCGGCCACGGAAACCGTGTACACCGAGCCAAGCGCCAGTTCCAGGTCGGGCGCGAACGTCACCATCCAGGCATCCGCGTCGTAACTGAACGTGCCGCTGACGGTGCCATCCGGCCCGTTGACGGTAAACATCGTGTCTGCCGTCATGGTGATGCTCCAGGTGACGGAGATCACCGTGTCCAGGGGCACGCCAATGGCGTCCGCCGTCGGGTAGTGGCTGACCACGATGGGGTCGCGCCAGAACCGCACGGCTTTGTCCGCGTCGTCTCCGCTGATCCAATCAGTGGCGGTGTTGTCAATCAACTGCGTGCCATCCGTGCCGTACTCAATGGTGGCGGCGCGATTAGCAAAGCCGACGATGGAACCCCACGATTCCACCGTTTCCCAGGTGCCACGGGTGAACTTGTACTGCAACTGCGTGCCGTCGAGGATGCTGGTCGTATACTCCCATACGTTGGGTGAGACTTCCGTCATGGCTACTTTGCCGGCATCCCACGGACCAAACTCAGGCAGATCACCGGAAACATGCACCACGCCCGGCGTGTAGTCGGGCACGCCCACGCGGAACGTGACAGTCACGTAGCGCGTCTCCGCCGTCGCCTGCACCACATTGGAGGCTTCAGAACGGTTGAAGCTGGTATCGTACGCCAACAGGTAATACTCGTAAGTCGTATCCGTGACCACATCCTCATCTGTGTACCCGGTTATGCCGGCATCCAGCACCGCCACGCGCTCATAATCCACAAGCGCCGCGCCAACCAAAACACGGCGGTACAACTCGTACCCCACCAGGTCGGATTCCGTGTTCGCGTCCCAGGAAAGGATGACGCTGCTGGCGGTTGTACCCTCCAGCGTCAGGTTTTGTGGCGCGGCGGGAGCCGTCGTATCGTCGCTGGGGACCACATAGAGGCGGCCCGGATTGCCATTTTCGCCGGGACCGTTGAGGTCGGCGTAGTACCAGGCGCGGCCACCGTCGCCGGACCAGCGCGTCACGTAGTCAAACGCGCCCTGCATGTCCGGCAGCAGGTTGCCCAGGTACTCGTCGTTGTTGCCCACGGCGGCATTGTAATCCATGGTCGTCCAGGACCAATCCGC is a genomic window containing:
- a CDS encoding SRPBCC family protein translates to MSTYQVEESAVIDAPVKRVYGIISDYHEEHPAILPSRYFTKIQVTQGGQGAGTAVMIEMNVLGAKMLYQMTVSEPEPGRVLREEDAAAGVVTTFTVDPINGGVQSRVTIVTSAKTSSGLKGWMEKLMTPAITRRIYREELAQLAIVAQRK
- a CDS encoding YgjV family protein; this translates as MLSNFVLSQILIAVAICVDILSFQFKERRKILACLVISTLFHPLLPQFPTLYATDNENASHICHS
- a CDS encoding DUF2306 domain-containing protein; the protein is MRNKMKQLAWLVFFLICAFYSGYAFYMGGVEGLSLLGVVQEAPRRAVPLVFVVHAFTGGAALLIGPLQFNGRLLSKKRRFHHLLGRIYVGATLTTSVAAFWSTLFFDVPPAAKYVMGVLAVLWFGSTAIAFRYIHRRRVTAHREWMIRSFSLSFFFVTFSFWVPGLAGTSLPEAVSYPLAVFLSWALNLLAAELWIRYSHPRWVANVVRQTA
- a CDS encoding tetratricopeptide repeat protein translates to MSGDLLQTKLYVPRLRMSLVPRPRLIEKLNQGLHRKLTLISAPAGFGKTTLVLDWIQRQERPVAWLSLDKNDQDPRRFLTYLVAAIQNIQPDFGEAALHLLQEPGQELTRLLLESLLTIILNEMIAVATPLTLILDDYHVIESPAVNDAVSFLINHLPPPIHLIIISRTKPGLPLSRLRARGEFCQVGLQDLRFTAEESAHFLNELMGLNLSPSDNQALTVRTEGWIAGLQLAALSMRETSDTAAFVATFSGSDRYILDYLMDEVLNQRPESVRRFLLQTAVLNRLCGRLCDVMTGRQDSQQTLEQLETANLFLLPLDNKRHWYRYHTLFGDLLRDRLQRAHPDWIPALHRRAGQWYAANSLPTEAIHHMLVAEDYDAAIQLIEAIAPDHLVRGEVGTLRDWLQALPAESVHYHPRLSVTLAWIRLLTGEFEGLKSQLLVAEQSLMAVESARREQLQTEIVALRAVIAVEQGETAPGLEWAQQAHALLTADVSDYGRFLRGTLASTLGLAYRDSGHTSAATQAYAEARVISESGDSVLAALMASYELGQLYLEQGQLRQAEQVHRHALQMAEERFGGGAATLPLSGAAHVGLGWLLYEWNRLDEARDHLETGVKRTQQKGGLGLDRDGLLALSLVYQAQGDSLRTEKMMAQAEAHARRSPRPDALLRVRPFQVRLWLAQNKLAPARQWAEQQFLDAASPGKYPVEMTTVAVARVHIAQKQPEQALDLLDRLLPVVERNVRTGRVIEILALLALAHHQLGQPERALPGLKRGLSLAKPEGYVRLFLDMGQPMAQLLYMAVQRNIVPEYAGRLLKLFAGEYPLPRQTDNPDWIEPLSERELEVLQLIATGLTNREIGLRLHLSPNTIKRHTLNIYEKLGVHSRTEAVTTARNFGILS
- a CDS encoding class I SAM-dependent methyltransferase, producing the protein MTMGKLEKRFVNDVGHSRGVARHAARMLRQTTVQPEQMYLDVGCGNGVAPIYVAKTFGLHVTGVDVDPQQIALAKTAAQSVPNIRFLCIDGRNLPFADGEFDVVFSNKVTHHIPNWRDALAEMVRVLKPGGYLLYADLRLPAALARLGKAVAGNRYGFPNLPAIDHFVMSNGLTAVYQSIGPLQFAGVFRKE
- a CDS encoding alpha/beta fold hydrolase, with translation MPLRKLYPNQTNIVLLVLALFACLSVSAQAAPLQNEMRELTFMNGEIQLEGTLYLPPGTGPFPAVVIIHGAGPDTRSPYIPDAQMLRQAGIAALVYDKRGAGESTGDWRTASLDELIADALAAVHLVQAQPEVDPRHVGILGISQGAWLAPFAAARDDQVAFIIQVTGSGTPLANQEMWDDGNSLKQLGFSDRAIALEMKALHMLYSGHDLVRKGILPLGDLWFAYYDPYLDPASAWSEVKIPTLALFAERDALVPTQSSLEIVSERLTHPASRVVVFPNRTHALGGASRNNDRVYSTLVTDWIVGVTHQTPLPAMPYGDAVKDTGNLRWHGIGTQETAWYNTIYFQLGSAVFFLLVFLSAILAGLFSRMNAWSRLLLGATGLVNLVVLAGWGLVLNYLLNADARSASPVIPMSAILVWLALLSVVLTMGLTYSVAKECRERNLSSVARFFSGLAVFAGILFIPFMGYWHLLGGQL